The Mustela nigripes isolate SB6536 unplaced genomic scaffold, MUSNIG.SB6536 HiC_scaffold_3306, whole genome shotgun sequence genomic interval AGGgggttacagatggccacatagcgatcaAATGCCATCATGCCCAGAAGCACACACTCTGTGGCTCCCATGGCAAAGGAGAGAAACATCTGCATGACACAGGCTGAGAAGGAGACGGTTTTCCTGGGGGTCAGGAAGCTGTCGAGAATGAGGGGGACTGAGGAGGTTGTGTAGCAGATGTCCAGAAAGGAGAGGTTCcccaggaagaagtacatgggcgtGTGCAGGCGGGAGTCAAGGGCAGTCACCAGGATGAGGATCCCATTGCCCAGCAGGATGACCAGGTACATCAGGAGGATGAGCACAAAGAACATTTTCTCCAGCTTAGGGTGGGCTGAAAGCCCCAGGAGGATGAATCCCACCACAGGAGATGTTGAATTGGACCTGTCCATGTATATCTTCCCTGTAATCTGCCGGAACTCAGAGAGCAACTTCAGGATTCTCTGATAGGTAAAATGGCCAGAAAGCCATTGAGGATATTTTCCTTGCTAAGCAGCTGGAGAATGTCCCTGGCAATGCTGGGGGCTCTTTACATTGTCCTAATTAAATGCAGAGAAATTGGTCAAAATCTTCTTTGTGATATTGGCCACCTATAGAGGTGTTTGACATTTCACAAAATTAGATTTAATCTTCCtaatcacatttaaaattaaCATCACACATTTACCTCAGCTTATACCATGTGTGGCTGATTCATTTTAATCATTGTTGTAGGAATTGTTATACTCcatttgtatgaattttttttcttttgaggcatAAGACTGGTAGAAGTAACTGATCTTAATCTCAATTCCTGATCATTCCCTTCTCTATGTAACTTTGGATATGACTTCCCTCCTTTTTTAtagttctctctcactgtccaaTGAATGAATATCCATTCGGATATTGGCAGGAGTCAAGGGCATTCGGATATTCATTCATTGGgatatgcattcattcattccttcactcacCTTCCAAACTCCTTGGAGCACTTACCAAAAGAACTTTCACCAATCATTCAATGTATGGGGATTATCAagtcccttttcctctctgggcTCTGTTTCCATTTTGGAATGGATTGTATTTAGAGATATTCTATCCAGGGACTAAATGATCTTGTGAATTTCTCATTCCTGGACTTTCTGTTCTGTCACTGAAAtatacttctctctttctttcctgttcacCCCATGCCACATAATCATAAGGAATGAAGCCAGgaactgggctgggctgggctcacAGAGCTTACATATTCTTTTACAAGTTCTCTCTTACCTTTTCTATAGATAGGGTAATGAATAAAACAACTTGTCTGAGGTCCAGCCAATCTGATCTGAAACTAGCAGCCAGAGGAGTTAGCCCCTAAAATGGATGAAACCTAAATTTTCTGGTCTTTGCTCTGTGTTTGGTTAAAATCCACAAAGGACATGCATTGCCTATATGAAGCCAGTTAAATTCCACCCTGCTGTTGGGACTATTCCAGTCCCTAAAGTGATTTAAAGTTTTGAAAGTGAAGTGACAAATTTTAGAAACTTTATACATCTGGGATTATGTCCCTAAGATCCAATTATTCTGAAGtccttccagaaatattttcttccctctccctccctttatACCCATCCTGTAGAGCTATTGGAAAGCATTAGAGAGGAAGGGTCATTGTGATTCTGCCAGGATTAACATAAATCCCCAGTCAATGAGAAGAGTCCATGGCAAGTCTAGGAGAATGTGAAACTCACTGCACAGGACAAATCCTTATAGCTCAGTATCCCCAGAATTTCCAAATTCAGGATGTTGGGCTTGGAAAGAGCCAAGTGACCTAGAAATTTTCTTCTTGTCTGTGTTCCTCCATAGAGATTCTGAGTTCCTATCATATACCAGGCCTTTATAAGGCACTGGGAGAGTCATAAATGAATCTGGTTATAGCTCTTGCCATGAGAGTTTCAAGGTATAGCAGCtgtgggcttgaaaaaaagccATTTCATTACAGAAGTGATGTCCtattatttgaaatctttcttacGCTCCTTTGTTTTATCCTTTCCAGAGAATAAACTTTTTGTTGGGATGGTTAAGGACACTTGGCCAATGTCATGGGTTGAGTGAGGGGCTGTGGGGACtctgtttcttttacattttttgccTAATCCTCCTGGCTTTAGCAGTACCCCTTTACCCCAGGACCTAGAGGGACCTGGTGCAGTGGCTGCTCAGTGCTTGAGATCTGTTTGTAGCACAGTACTCTTCCCATTTCTGGCTCAGGATTTGGCTCTATGAGATCTGCCTTAGAAATGACCTCTAATCCATCACTTTCCAGCCTTCAAATTGTTATCACTCTAATGTTCCCCTTCTTCTTAACCTTgcagtttttcattaaaaaaagaaaagaaaagaaaagaaacaaacaaaaaccctgtagTTTTTCTGTCTCAGGAGGGAGCAAAATTAGGTACATGTGTTCAGTCCTCCTGTATGCCTCAGTCCCGATTCAGTGCAGTTACTAACATCCTCTGTTATTTTCTTATATGTGTTAGTCATTGTTTTTGTCGGTTTCTATCCACTAGAATGGAAGTTTCATAGAGGCAAGGACTTTTTCCTACATTGTTTATAAATGTATCCTAAGTATAAAAACTGGACCTGATTTATGGTAGACACTCAATGAAgagttgttgaataaattaataaattaacttGTGACctattccagttttcttctttgctcCATGGTAGctctcctttttatatttttactttcatcccatctttttacatttttattttgtaaacattttataatgtatataacatattGGTCCAGTAGAAcatttatgcattttataaataaataagagagagtgTATTAAGAGACAGTGAGATAGTGTAAACTGTAAGGAAGCATTACTTTAAACCTAGGGGATCATCGATCCTAGATACCTAGCTTCTGGTTTTGGCTGCAGCCCTTCAGTTATGTCGCAAACCTCTCTTTTCTAAGTGGCTCTTAAATACTGGAAACAtctatctttagaaaaaataagctcacaaaagacctcaacgtgaggcaggaatccatcagaatcatagaggagaacatagaagAGGTTCGTCCTTAAGGTcgaacctctttgacattggctacagcaacctctttcaacctctttcaagacatgtctgcaaaggcaaaggaaacaaaagtgaaaatgaacttttgggacttcatcaagatcaaaagcttctgcacaacagaggaaacagtcaacaaaacaaagaagcaacccacagaatgggagaagatactctcaaatgacagtacaaagggctgatatccaaaatctataaagaactcctcaaactcaacacacactcAACAGGACaaataatcacgtcaaaaaatggacagaagacataaacagacacttctccaaagaagacatacaaatggctaacagacacatgaaaaaatgttcatcatcattagccatcagggagagtcaaatcaaaatcacattgagataccaccttaaaccagttagaatggccaaaattagcaagacagtaaataacatgtgttggagaggatgtgaaaaaaggagaaccctcttacattgttggtgggagtgcaagttggtgcagtcactttggaaaacagtgtggagattcctcaagaaattaaaaatagagcttccttatgaccctgcaattgcactattgggtatttaccccaaagattcagatgtagtgaaaagaagggccttctgtaccccaatgttcatggcagcaatggccacatttgccaaactgtggaaagaa includes:
- the LOC132009024 gene encoding putative olfactory receptor 13C6; this translates as MDRSNSTSPVVGFILLGLSAHPKLEKMFFVLILLMYLVILLGNGILILVTALDSRLHTPMYFFLGNLSFLDICYTTSSVPLILDSFLTPRKTVSFSACVMQMFLSFAMGATECVLLGMMAFDRYVAI